In Ruminiclostridium papyrosolvens DSM 2782, the following proteins share a genomic window:
- the dnaB gene encoding replicative DNA helicase — MDIGTLGRIPPQSLEAEQSVLGSMLIDKEVVPVVMEILKPEDFYRPDHKEIYDVIIELFDRAQPIDLITVSERLKLHGKLELVGGLEYLTNIATEVPTTANVKHYAKIVEEKALLRKLIKASTDIVDLGYNASEEVSYILDKAEQNIFDILQKRSSQGFVPIKDVLVDTFNKLEELYNNSGNITGIPTGFADLDFKTSGLHNSDLILIAARPAMGKTAFALNLAQNAAVHSNVPVAVFSLEMSREQLVNRMLCSEAMVDSNRMKTGKLEDNDWQKVAKALGPLSEAPIFIDDTPGVSITEIRAKCRRLKLEHNLGLVIIDYLQLMQGSRSKSENRQQEISEISRSLKILAKEINVPVITLSQLSRAPEARTDHRPILSDLRESGAIEQDADIVMFLYRDDYYNPETEKKNIAELILAKHRNGSTGTVELVWLGQYTKFANLEKFRQ; from the coding sequence ATGGATATAGGAACTCTTGGCCGAATTCCTCCTCAAAGCCTGGAAGCGGAACAATCTGTTCTTGGATCTATGCTCATAGACAAGGAAGTTGTTCCTGTTGTTATGGAGATATTGAAACCCGAGGATTTCTACAGGCCGGACCATAAAGAAATATATGACGTAATTATTGAGCTATTTGACAGAGCCCAGCCAATTGACTTGATTACTGTATCCGAACGCCTGAAACTTCACGGGAAGCTTGAGCTTGTAGGCGGACTTGAGTACTTGACTAACATTGCAACTGAAGTACCAACAACGGCAAATGTAAAGCATTATGCAAAGATAGTTGAAGAAAAGGCACTTTTGAGGAAGCTAATAAAGGCTTCAACCGATATAGTTGATTTAGGCTATAATGCATCTGAGGAAGTATCCTATATACTGGACAAGGCAGAGCAAAACATATTTGATATACTTCAAAAGCGTAGCTCACAAGGCTTTGTGCCAATAAAGGATGTTTTGGTAGATACATTTAATAAATTAGAAGAATTGTATAATAATAGTGGAAACATAACCGGTATTCCTACAGGGTTTGCGGACCTTGATTTTAAAACATCAGGGCTGCATAATTCGGATCTTATATTAATAGCTGCCCGTCCTGCAATGGGCAAAACCGCTTTTGCACTGAACCTTGCACAAAATGCAGCTGTTCACAGTAATGTACCCGTTGCAGTATTTAGTCTGGAAATGTCCAGAGAGCAGCTTGTAAACAGAATGCTTTGCAGTGAAGCAATGGTTGACAGTAATAGGATGAAAACAGGAAAACTTGAGGACAACGACTGGCAAAAGGTTGCCAAGGCATTGGGTCCGCTTTCGGAAGCGCCAATATTCATAGATGATACACCGGGTGTATCAATTACTGAAATAAGGGCAAAATGCAGAAGGTTAAAACTTGAACATAATCTTGGACTTGTAATAATAGATTACCTGCAGTTGATGCAGGGAAGCAGGTCAAAAAGTGAGAACAGACAACAGGAAATCTCTGAAATATCCCGTTCTCTCAAGATTCTTGCAAAAGAAATAAATGTTCCGGTAATTACATTGTCACAGCTTAGCCGTGCTCCGGAAGCAAGAACCGACCACAGACCGATACTGAGCGATTTGAGAGAATCCGGAGCAATAGAGCAGGATGCTGATATTGTAATGTTTCTTTACAGAGATGATTATTATAATCCTGAAACAGAAAAGAAGAACATAGCAGAGCTAATACTTGCAAAGCACAGAAACGGTTCTACTGGAACCGTAGAGCTTGTGTGGTTGGGACAATACACAAAGTTTGCAAATCTGGAAAAGTTCAGGCAATAA
- the tilS gene encoding tRNA lysidine(34) synthetase TilS, whose product MLKQLVFETIKNKGLINYGEGVIVGISGGYDSVCLLHVLYSISNELGIKIYPVHVNHMLRGEEALRDENFVRSFCASLGLEVYVKHVDVSKKAKIEKTSLEEAGRNARYEVFSTVAEEQGASKIAVAHSRNDQAETILMRICRGTGLEGLRGMEYKRDNIIRPLLDVDRYQIEEYVNKIGIEAVTDSSNLHTDYFRNRIRLNVIPAINEASGSDITENLLRLSKIVVAEDDYLRYNSELYYQKAVLSEKRMYTELDLKVLTEVQQAVRLRVLRIAVGNTCGTLNGFEYIHMDKLNNLIENGRTGAQIDLPHSMAAVRTYNSLTLKEQGKVIREHFEKILQIPGETEIPNKGIVVKTEILKIESVKSCREFINYNEKAHTKFIDLDKLTSSGVNILLRNRRDGDVFKPLKSNGTKKLKEYFIDNKVPRESRDTIPLIALEKEIVWIIGNKISDNYKVTDNTKTVLKISCIR is encoded by the coding sequence ATGCTCAAACAACTGGTTTTTGAAACCATTAAAAATAAAGGGCTTATTAATTATGGAGAAGGCGTAATTGTAGGAATATCCGGAGGGTATGACTCGGTGTGCCTCCTCCATGTCTTGTATTCTATTTCAAATGAATTGGGAATAAAAATATATCCTGTACACGTAAATCACATGTTAAGGGGTGAAGAAGCCCTTAGGGATGAGAATTTCGTGAGAAGCTTTTGCGCTTCTTTAGGTCTTGAGGTTTACGTAAAGCATGTTGATGTTTCAAAAAAAGCAAAGATTGAAAAAACATCTCTGGAGGAAGCCGGTAGAAATGCCAGATACGAGGTGTTTAGCACTGTTGCGGAAGAGCAGGGAGCTTCAAAAATTGCTGTTGCTCATTCAAGAAATGATCAGGCAGAAACTATTTTAATGAGAATTTGCAGAGGAACTGGCTTGGAAGGACTAAGGGGAATGGAGTATAAAAGAGATAATATAATACGCCCCCTGTTAGATGTTGACAGATACCAGATAGAGGAGTATGTAAACAAAATTGGGATAGAGGCTGTTACTGACAGTTCCAATCTTCATACCGATTATTTCAGAAATAGAATAAGGCTTAACGTGATTCCGGCAATTAATGAGGCGTCCGGCTCAGATATTACTGAAAATTTACTAAGATTATCTAAAATAGTTGTAGCAGAGGATGATTATTTAAGATATAATTCTGAATTATACTATCAAAAAGCAGTTCTTTCTGAAAAGAGAATGTATACAGAACTGGATTTGAAGGTATTAACGGAAGTACAGCAGGCTGTCAGACTACGTGTGTTGAGGATAGCTGTGGGGAATACCTGCGGAACACTTAACGGGTTTGAGTACATCCATATGGATAAGCTTAACAACCTTATTGAAAACGGTAGAACCGGTGCTCAGATTGATTTACCCCATTCAATGGCAGCGGTGAGGACTTATAATTCTCTGACTTTAAAGGAACAGGGAAAAGTAATTCGGGAACATTTTGAAAAAATTCTTCAAATTCCCGGAGAGACTGAAATACCAAATAAGGGTATAGTTGTTAAAACTGAAATTTTAAAAATTGAATCCGTTAAAAGCTGTCGGGAATTTATAAATTATAACGAAAAAGCTCATACTAAATTTATTGATTTAGATAAATTGACTTCATCGGGGGTAAATATTCTGTTGAGAAACAGAAGAGACGGGGATGTTTTCAAGCCACTAAAATCAAATGGTACTAAGAAGCTAAAGGAATACTTTATTGATAATAAGGTTCCGAGAGAGAGCAGGGATACGATTCCGCTTATAGCTTTGGAAAAAGAAATAGTATGGATAATAGGAAATAAAATAAGTGATAATTATAAAGTAACTGACAATACTAAAACTGTATTGAAGATTTCTTGTATTCGATAA
- the hpt gene encoding hypoxanthine phosphoribosyltransferase, whose product MDVVERVLVSKEQLDKQVEELGARISKDYQGQELVIIGVLKGGFIFLADLARKITIPVDLDFMSVSSYGNSSKSSGVVKIIKDVDTNITGKHVLIVEDIIDTGLTLNHLVELLKTRGPLSVKVCAALDKPSRRKVDLKVDYKGIEIPDEFVIGYGLDYAGKYRNIAEVCVLKREVYTKK is encoded by the coding sequence ATGGACGTAGTAGAGAGAGTATTGGTTTCAAAGGAACAGTTGGACAAGCAGGTTGAAGAACTTGGCGCTAGAATTTCAAAAGACTATCAAGGACAGGAGTTAGTTATTATTGGAGTTCTTAAAGGAGGATTTATATTTCTTGCGGACTTAGCCAGAAAGATAACAATTCCTGTTGACCTGGATTTTATGTCAGTATCAAGTTACGGTAATTCTTCAAAATCATCGGGAGTTGTAAAAATAATAAAAGACGTTGATACAAATATTACCGGTAAGCATGTACTGATAGTTGAGGACATTATAGATACAGGTCTAACACTCAACCACTTGGTAGAACTCCTTAAAACAAGGGGGCCTTTAAGTGTAAAGGTTTGCGCTGCACTTGATAAGCCATCCAGAAGAAAGGTTGATCTGAAGGTTGACTATAAAGGAATTGAAATACCAGATGAGTTTGTAATTGGTTACGGACTTGACTATGCGGGTAAATACAGAAATATAGCTGAAGTGTGCGTATTGAAAAGGGAAGTGTACACAAAAAAATAA
- the ftsH gene encoding ATP-dependent zinc metalloprotease FtsH, whose protein sequence is MKYFKGISFYIIVFILILVVITFFTQSDNPPKMSYSQLLTEMKAGNVKSIGLQTDTATIELKKPKENNKTKYVVIVPPDVTSASDRFTAALDSNLIEDFHVTQPPQPPWWVSMLPTVGLVIILILIWFFFIQQSQGGGGGNRVMSFGKSRAKMTVDDKKKITFENVAGADEEKEELAEIVEFLKAPKKFVELGARIPKGVLLVGPPGTGKTLLAKAVSGEAGVPFFSISGSDFVEMFVGVGASRVRDLFEQAKKNAPCIVFIDEIDAVGRHRGAGLGGGHDEREQTLNQLLVEMDGFGINEGVIILAATNRPDILDPALLRPGRFDRRVVVGLPDIKGREQILKVHSRGKPLADDVKLDDLARITPGFTGADIENLLNEAALLTARANKKKIGNEEIKEAAFKVMMGPEKKSRVMSEHDKKVTAFHEAGHAIAIKLVSTSQKVDRVSIIPAGMAGGYTASRPQEDKSYHTKSQLIEEIIIALGGRAAEDIIMDEVSTGASSDLKKVNQIARNMVTKYGMSEKLGNMIFGNENDEVFIGRDLAQARNYSDEVAAMIDNEVKSIIDSAYERTVTLLRENIARLNKLAEVLLEKEKVEGTEFEEIFESVALGASSQTPQLEG, encoded by the coding sequence TTGAAATATTTTAAGGGTATCAGTTTTTATATAATTGTTTTTATACTTATTTTGGTTGTAATAACATTCTTTACACAAAGCGACAATCCGCCAAAAATGAGTTATTCTCAATTGTTAACGGAAATGAAGGCAGGAAATGTAAAGAGCATAGGTTTACAAACAGACACGGCTACGATTGAACTGAAGAAGCCGAAGGAAAATAACAAGACTAAATATGTAGTTATTGTCCCTCCGGATGTAACTTCTGCATCTGATAGATTTACAGCGGCATTGGATAGTAACCTTATTGAAGATTTTCATGTAACACAGCCTCCTCAACCACCATGGTGGGTGTCGATGCTGCCAACTGTAGGTCTTGTAATAATATTAATTCTGATATGGTTCTTTTTCATACAGCAGTCCCAAGGCGGAGGCGGGGGCAACAGGGTTATGTCCTTTGGAAAGAGCCGAGCAAAAATGACTGTTGATGATAAGAAAAAAATTACATTCGAGAATGTAGCAGGAGCAGATGAAGAAAAAGAGGAACTGGCTGAAATAGTTGAGTTCTTGAAAGCACCAAAGAAGTTTGTCGAATTGGGTGCCAGAATACCAAAGGGTGTACTCTTAGTAGGACCTCCCGGAACAGGTAAAACACTCTTGGCTAAAGCTGTATCAGGTGAAGCAGGAGTACCGTTTTTCAGCATCAGTGGTTCTGACTTCGTTGAAATGTTTGTAGGTGTTGGTGCGTCCCGTGTACGTGATCTTTTTGAACAGGCAAAAAAGAATGCACCATGTATTGTATTCATAGATGAAATAGATGCCGTGGGACGTCATAGAGGAGCCGGATTAGGCGGAGGCCATGATGAAAGAGAACAGACCTTAAACCAATTGCTGGTAGAAATGGATGGTTTTGGGATAAATGAAGGAGTAATCATACTTGCCGCAACAAACAGACCTGACATATTAGACCCTGCTTTACTTAGACCGGGTCGTTTTGACAGACGTGTTGTTGTTGGTTTGCCGGATATAAAGGGTAGAGAGCAGATATTAAAGGTTCATTCCAGAGGTAAGCCATTAGCAGATGATGTAAAGCTGGACGATCTTGCAAGAATAACCCCGGGCTTTACCGGAGCAGATATTGAGAACCTTTTGAATGAAGCTGCTTTGCTTACTGCCAGAGCAAATAAGAAAAAAATAGGCAACGAAGAGATAAAAGAAGCCGCATTTAAAGTAATGATGGGACCTGAAAAGAAGAGCCGTGTTATGAGCGAGCATGACAAGAAGGTCACCGCATTCCACGAAGCGGGCCATGCAATTGCAATAAAGCTTGTATCCACAAGCCAGAAGGTAGATAGGGTGTCAATCATACCTGCAGGTATGGCAGGCGGATATACCGCAAGCAGACCTCAGGAAGATAAGAGCTATCATACCAAGTCTCAGCTGATTGAAGAAATAATTATTGCACTTGGAGGAAGAGCTGCTGAGGACATTATAATGGATGAAGTCAGTACAGGAGCATCAAGTGACCTTAAAAAGGTTAATCAGATTGCAAGAAACATGGTTACAAAGTACGGTATGAGTGAGAAACTTGGCAATATGATTTTCGGAAATGAGAATGATGAAGTTTTCATTGGAAGAGATCTAGCTCAGGCCAGAAACTACAGTGATGAAGTTGCAGCAATGATTGACAATGAAGTTAAAAGTATCATTGATAGCGCATATGAAAGAACTGTGACCTTGTTAAGAGAAAATATCGCCAGACTCAATAAGCTTGCTGAAGTACTTCTTGAGAAGGAAAAAGTCGAGGGTACAGAGTTTGAAGAAATTTTTGAAAGTGTGGCATTGGGGGCTTCTTCTCAAACACCACAGTTGGAAGGTTAA
- a CDS encoding thioesterase family protein encodes MDLKVGITGSTEVLVSEANTAKTMGSGSLDVFATPAMIALMEKAASMTVQNYIDEDSSTVGTMINIKHIAATPIGMNVTAKAELVEIEGKRLVFSVEAFDGKDKIGEGQHERFIIKAEKFIAKANSKLNE; translated from the coding sequence ATGGACTTAAAGGTTGGTATAACAGGAAGCACAGAAGTACTTGTTTCAGAGGCTAATACAGCAAAAACTATGGGGAGCGGCAGTCTTGATGTATTTGCAACACCTGCTATGATTGCATTGATGGAAAAGGCGGCTTCAATGACTGTACAGAATTATATTGATGAAGACAGCTCAACAGTGGGAACTATGATAAATATAAAGCATATTGCTGCAACTCCTATAGGAATGAATGTAACCGCAAAGGCAGAGCTTGTTGAAATTGAGGGTAAAAGACTTGTATTTTCAGTGGAGGCTTTTGACGGGAAGGATAAAATAGGGGAGGGACAGCACGAGAGATTTATTATTAAAGCTGAAAAGTTTATAGCAAAGGCAAATAGTAAATTAAATGAATAA
- the metK gene encoding methionine adenosyltransferase has product MTKRLFTSESVTEGHPDKICDQVSDAVLDAIYEKDPQARVACETAVTTGMVMVMGEITTNCYVDIPKVVRNTIRDIGYDRAKYGFDCDTCSVLTSIDEQSSDIAMGVDKALEAKVGEMSEEQIQAIGAGDQGMMFGFACDETPELMPMPIMLAHKLTLKLTEVRKNGLVKYLRPDGKSQVTIEYDGDKPVRVDTVVISTQHGADVSHETIEQDIMEHVILPVIPKELLDEGTKYFINPTGRFVVGGPQGDSGLTGRKIIVDTYGGYARHGGGAFSGKDPTKVDRSAAYAARYVAKNIVAAGIARKCEVQLAYAIGVAKPVSILVDTFGTAAISEDKISELVNKHFDLRPAAIISKLNLRRPIYRKTAAYGHFGREDADFSWEKTDVADALRKDAGL; this is encoded by the coding sequence ATGACAAAAAGGCTTTTTACATCTGAATCAGTAACAGAGGGGCATCCTGATAAAATTTGTGATCAGGTATCTGACGCAGTATTGGATGCAATTTATGAAAAGGACCCACAGGCAAGAGTTGCATGTGAGACAGCAGTTACAACCGGTATGGTAATGGTAATGGGAGAAATCACAACCAACTGTTATGTTGATATCCCTAAAGTAGTAAGAAATACTATAAGAGATATAGGATATGACAGAGCTAAATATGGGTTTGATTGTGATACATGTTCAGTATTAACTTCTATAGATGAACAGTCATCAGATATTGCTATGGGTGTTGATAAGGCGCTCGAAGCAAAAGTAGGTGAAATGAGTGAAGAGCAGATTCAGGCTATCGGAGCCGGAGACCAAGGAATGATGTTTGGTTTCGCATGTGATGAAACACCTGAGTTGATGCCAATGCCTATAATGTTGGCTCACAAGCTTACACTAAAACTAACTGAAGTAAGAAAGAATGGATTAGTAAAGTATTTGAGACCTGATGGTAAATCACAGGTTACTATTGAGTATGATGGGGACAAGCCTGTTAGGGTTGATACTGTAGTTATATCTACTCAACATGGAGCGGACGTCAGCCATGAAACAATAGAACAGGATATAATGGAACATGTAATTCTTCCGGTAATTCCTAAAGAGTTATTGGATGAGGGAACAAAATATTTCATTAATCCTACAGGAAGGTTTGTAGTTGGAGGACCTCAGGGAGACTCCGGACTTACAGGAAGAAAGATTATAGTTGATACTTACGGCGGCTACGCAAGACACGGAGGCGGTGCTTTTTCAGGAAAAGACCCCACAAAGGTTGACCGTTCAGCTGCATATGCTGCCAGATATGTTGCAAAAAATATAGTAGCAGCAGGGATAGCACGCAAATGTGAAGTCCAGCTGGCATATGCCATAGGTGTTGCAAAGCCTGTATCAATACTTGTTGATACTTTTGGAACAGCTGCTATATCTGAGGATAAGATTTCAGAATTGGTGAATAAGCACTTTGACTTAAGGCCGGCTGCTATCATAAGCAAACTGAATTTAAGAAGACCAATTTACAGAAAGACAGCGGCATATGGTCATTTCGGAAGAGAAGATGCAGATTTTTCATGGGAAAAGACAGATGTTGCTGATGCATTGAGAAAAGATGCAGGATTATAA
- a CDS encoding AAA family ATPase, whose amino-acid sequence MATGQFQQQRWSFDSYPVGTALSIIGRFDYKIYENADNGYKIYTFEIERIIDEDGFEHEAQDLISVTGYYEVNDHCAVLPCKIVGTVGVYKGEKQLKADTVEFIEPATDEGIITFLSCGIIKGVGEKTARNIVVGYKSGSSFVEGFGSNTLEIIKNEPLSLVKIKGISADKARLIHDSYMENMEYQNVMIFFQKFGVSSAKAMKIYNTFKGTAIAIAEQNPYMFTNIKGFGFRTCDEIAKKLGIDSHSIFRMEAALKSVLETAETEGHCYLYRQQLLQATSKALSDNADKISEDELDEAYKRMIKTGLLVNITYTENEDRYEAVYTRDMHKLEYETALAIKNIVRCQPDISVAHVDKLIAEFEELKGFELEDMQKESVRAVFETNMLILTGSAGSGKTTTVECMIYVLQRVFENRQEMSFMLAAPTGKAAKRLTEITGFEAMTIHRLLQFSYENKGFFYRQGNELPYDLIVIDESSMLSIDLAHALFTAISPGTTVVMIGDTQQLPSVGAGNVLDDMIKSGVIPTVKLNVIKRQADGSGIISNANRIINGEMPEIINQNKDFFVIEEDDKYRVVKKTQEALNRLMTAYNHTIDDIQIICPQKSSEIGTYELNKAIQEMVNPAAENKQEIKRGNSVFREGDKVIHLSNNYETPHYRREPDTGRYFAQESCGIFNGDIGRIIEISNIKEVEAEDEDANTPEKKVAVQYDDFIIIYHINELEEIDLAYCLTVHKMQGSQCEAAIILCHMRNYVMLNRNLGYTAVTRAKKMACIIGQKKAIKLMVSNVKINERNSMLCDLLKIG is encoded by the coding sequence GTGGCGACAGGACAATTTCAACAGCAAAGATGGTCATTCGACAGTTACCCTGTGGGGACAGCGTTAAGCATTATTGGCCGTTTTGACTATAAAATATATGAAAATGCAGATAATGGATATAAAATCTATACTTTTGAAATAGAAAGAATTATTGATGAGGATGGATTTGAACATGAGGCTCAGGATCTTATAAGTGTAACCGGATATTATGAGGTGAATGACCATTGTGCGGTTTTGCCATGTAAAATTGTCGGTACCGTGGGAGTATACAAAGGTGAAAAGCAACTTAAGGCTGATACTGTAGAATTTATTGAACCTGCTACCGATGAAGGAATAATAACCTTTCTGTCATGCGGAATAATTAAGGGCGTGGGAGAAAAAACAGCAAGAAATATTGTTGTAGGCTACAAAAGTGGTTCGAGCTTTGTTGAGGGCTTTGGTAGCAATACCTTGGAGATTATAAAAAACGAACCCCTGTCTCTGGTAAAGATAAAAGGCATTTCTGCTGATAAGGCTAGGCTTATCCACGATTCTTATATGGAAAACATGGAATACCAGAACGTCATGATTTTCTTTCAAAAATTTGGGGTATCATCAGCTAAGGCCATGAAGATATATAATACTTTTAAAGGAACAGCTATAGCCATTGCCGAGCAGAACCCATATATGTTTACCAATATAAAGGGCTTTGGATTTAGAACCTGTGACGAAATAGCAAAAAAACTGGGAATAGATTCCCATTCCATATTCAGAATGGAAGCCGCCTTGAAAAGTGTACTGGAAACAGCTGAAACAGAAGGGCATTGTTACTTATACAGACAACAGCTTTTACAGGCAACTTCAAAAGCTTTAAGTGATAATGCAGATAAAATCAGCGAGGATGAACTGGACGAAGCCTACAAGAGAATGATAAAAACAGGACTTCTTGTGAATATAACATATACAGAAAATGAAGACAGATATGAGGCTGTTTATACAAGGGATATGCACAAGCTTGAATACGAAACTGCACTTGCCATAAAAAATATAGTGAGGTGCCAGCCTGATATTAGCGTAGCACATGTTGATAAGTTGATAGCTGAATTTGAAGAGTTAAAGGGCTTTGAACTTGAAGACATGCAAAAGGAATCTGTCAGAGCAGTTTTTGAAACAAATATGCTGATTCTCACGGGTTCTGCGGGAAGTGGAAAAACCACTACTGTAGAATGTATGATATATGTGCTGCAAAGAGTTTTTGAAAATCGTCAGGAAATGAGTTTTATGCTGGCAGCACCTACAGGAAAGGCTGCTAAAAGACTTACGGAAATAACTGGTTTTGAAGCAATGACTATACACCGGCTTCTGCAATTTTCCTATGAAAATAAAGGATTTTTTTACAGACAGGGTAACGAACTGCCTTACGACCTTATAGTAATTGATGAAAGCAGTATGCTTAGCATAGATTTGGCTCATGCGTTGTTTACTGCCATTTCACCGGGAACAACAGTAGTTATGATTGGTGATACTCAGCAGCTACCTTCTGTAGGTGCCGGAAATGTACTGGATGATATGATAAAAAGCGGAGTAATACCTACAGTCAAGTTAAATGTTATAAAACGACAGGCAGACGGGTCCGGCATTATTTCAAATGCAAACAGGATTATAAACGGTGAAATGCCTGAAATAATAAATCAAAACAAGGATTTCTTTGTAATTGAAGAAGATGACAAATACAGGGTTGTCAAAAAGACTCAGGAGGCATTAAACAGGCTTATGACAGCCTATAACCATACAATAGATGACATTCAGATAATTTGTCCCCAAAAATCTTCTGAAATCGGGACGTACGAATTAAATAAAGCCATACAGGAGATGGTTAATCCTGCTGCAGAAAATAAACAGGAAATAAAAAGAGGAAATAGTGTTTTCAGAGAAGGAGACAAAGTTATTCACCTAAGCAATAATTACGAGACTCCACATTATCGTAGAGAACCTGATACCGGAAGATATTTTGCGCAAGAGAGTTGTGGAATTTTTAACGGAGATATCGGCAGGATTATTGAAATATCCAATATAAAGGAAGTTGAAGCTGAGGATGAGGATGCAAACACCCCTGAAAAGAAAGTTGCGGTTCAGTATGATGATTTTATTATAATTTATCATATAAATGAACTTGAGGAGATAGATTTGGCATATTGCCTGACCGTTCACAAAATGCAGGGGTCTCAATGCGAAGCTGCTATTATACTATGTCATATGAGAAACTATGTCATGCTTAACAGAAACCTTGGATATACAGCCGTTACGAGAGCAAAAAAAATGGCGTGTATTATAGGGCAAAAGAAGGCAATAAAATTAATGGTTTCAAATGTTAAAATTAATGAAAGAAATTCAATGCTGTGTGACCTTTTAAAGATAGGATAG
- a CDS encoding ComF family protein has translation MPIYICEKCVGEIDYYENSVLSLNLPLGIQNYCDGLLCVGRYSGSLKETLRRFKFSNKSSYYRALGKLLALKIQNTKQLDSFDVIVPVPLHKSRQKHRGYNQAELMAEQIAKILKIPCEKNLLIKSVATNSQSMLKRTERLLNLEDAFMAVNDGLIADKNILLIDDIVTTGSTVNQCCKALKQAGAEKVIAGVIATTRNY, from the coding sequence GTGCCTATATATATTTGTGAGAAATGTGTCGGGGAGATAGACTATTATGAAAATTCAGTCCTATCATTAAATCTTCCCTTGGGAATACAAAACTATTGTGATGGCTTGCTCTGTGTGGGCAGATATTCCGGTTCTTTGAAAGAGACCTTGAGAAGGTTTAAATTCAGTAATAAGTCATCATATTACCGGGCGTTGGGAAAGTTATTAGCATTAAAAATACAAAACACAAAGCAATTAGACAGTTTTGACGTTATTGTTCCCGTTCCATTACATAAAAGCAGACAGAAACACAGAGGCTACAATCAGGCAGAACTGATGGCAGAGCAGATTGCTAAAATATTAAAGATACCTTGCGAGAAAAATCTATTAATCAAGAGCGTTGCTACAAATAGCCAAAGTATGTTGAAAAGAACCGAACGGTTATTAAATCTCGAAGATGCATTTATGGCTGTCAATGATGGATTAATAGCCGACAAAAACATATTATTAATTGATGATATTGTAACTACAGGAAGTACTGTTAATCAATGTTGTAAGGCACTAAAGCAGGCCGGTGCCGAAAAGGTTATAGCGGGAGTTATTGCAACTACCAGAAATTATTGA
- a CDS encoding flagellar biosynthesis anti-sigma factor FlgM: MKISGDVYNVSKVYNTQNHVGSVNQVNSVKAKKDVISISDNAKDHQVVFRALKDIPDVRQKKIDEFKEVYSSGTYNVSGQEIVEKLGKAMIDEKA, from the coding sequence ATGAAGATTTCAGGTGACGTTTACAATGTTTCAAAGGTATACAACACTCAGAACCACGTTGGATCTGTTAATCAGGTGAACTCTGTCAAAGCCAAAAAAGATGTTATATCTATTTCGGATAATGCAAAGGATCATCAGGTTGTATTCAGGGCTCTCAAAGACATTCCTGATGTAAGGCAGAAAAAAATAGATGAGTTTAAAGAGGTGTATAGTTCCGGAACATACAATGTAAGCGGACAAGAAATTGTAGAGAAGCTTGGAAAAGCGATGATAGACGAGAAGGCATAA
- a CDS encoding flagellar protein FlgN: MDTGLLKKLTDILNKENDIYDTFLKLSNNKTDLIVSGNVSELENIVKVEQSLIIKIAKLEDQREKIVESLSTVLGKNPEEITISELTSRLGQKEAAELKECQEKILNSINGLKVNNELNSKLIKNSLEYIDFSINMMTSVGTVTNSYGSSGNADEVKKRNLFDVKL, encoded by the coding sequence ATGGATACAGGATTATTAAAAAAGCTAACGGACATTCTTAACAAGGAAAACGATATATACGATACATTCTTAAAGCTATCAAACAATAAGACGGATTTAATTGTAAGCGGTAATGTAAGTGAGCTTGAAAATATTGTTAAGGTTGAGCAATCACTGATTATTAAGATAGCGAAATTAGAAGACCAAAGAGAAAAAATTGTTGAATCCTTGTCCACAGTCCTTGGTAAAAACCCGGAGGAAATAACAATATCGGAGTTGACTTCGCGTTTAGGACAGAAAGAAGCTGCAGAGCTTAAAGAATGTCAGGAAAAAATACTTAATAGTATCAATGGTTTGAAAGTTAATAATGAGCTTAATTCGAAGCTTATAAAAAATTCTTTAGAGTATATTGATTTTTCTATAAATATGATGACGAGTGTGGGGACTGTTACAAATAGTTACGGCAGTTCAGGAAATGCAGACGAGGTAAAAAAGAGAAACTTGTTTGACGTAAAGCTTTAA